The Denticeps clupeoides chromosome 10, fDenClu1.1, whole genome shotgun sequence DNA window CAGACTGTAAACCTGGAGGTCAACaacgtgtacgtgtgtgtgtgtgagattataCCTGAAGGCAGTCCAGCGACGTGCTGACGATCCGTGGCGACTTGGACTGGCAGGCCAACTGAAATGGCATAACATACTTGTCTGCCTCAATGTAACCGGCGCGAGGTGGAACCACGATGCCATCTCTGTAAAAAGGGGGGGAGGATTGCGATGGTTTGTTAAAAAGTGTGGTGTGGAAGTGTGTAGAACATCCGCTCAATACAGGCTGCAAAAAAGAATATTGATCATATTACATTATACGTTTATCGCAGTACAAATGAGTAGATTTTCACTAACATGATCAATGCCCCCCAAAAATCGAATCAgtcatatttcatattgtaGCGGTATAAAGAGATGCCATTGAAAGTTCACGGTGACATCGGTGCTTCAGGGCAACTCGGAGATACTTTTACTTACTTTTGTCTTTCCAGCTCGACTTTGATCTCATCTGTGAAGAGAAACGTGAGGATCCGTCAGTATGAGGGTGCGGACAGGGGACGTCACCGCGGAAGGTGAATAATACACGAGCGGCCATCAATGATGCACCAGCGACACTTAAAACGCCACGTCAAAGGAAGCGACTAAGCCTCGCCCGGGACTAGCAAACCGCGACTGTTAATACGCAGCTGCGGAGCGTTAGCATCGAGGCTAGCGGAGCTAGCTCCCGGACGCCCGGCGGAGGCGGGGCGCAGGGAGGGACAGGGGGACCGTACCCAGGGCCACCTGGCAGGCTCTGCGCAGCTGGCCGTGCTGGCTCCTCTTCAGCTCCTTGTCCGCCAGGATCTTCTCCAGCGCCCGAGACAGGAACATGCTCTTGGTCCTGGTCTGGTCCGTCAGCTTGTCGTCCGAGTCGAGCTGCTCCTTCATCTCAGTGTCGCCGCTCAGGCTGCCATGGTCAGCCGGTACTGTCTCAGCAGACGTCCGGGTCGTGGCGCTGGACCGGAGGCGCCATGTCGGCGTCGCGTCACGTGACGTGACCGCCAGCTCGCGCAGCTTCCTGACTCACCGGATCTGATGCGCTTCCTAAAACGTGGAAAACCGGGAAGCGTCATTTCCACTGCTCTGAAACATGCGCCACCGCTGGATGTTCAGCTGACTCGTTTCATTTTTTCCCAGTTCACTGAGATCTTTGACTCAGTGATTTGTTCAGTAATAATACTTGGCATATCGAATTGTTGCAGATGGAGCAACAGTCATGCagactgcgcatgcgcaacaGATTATGGCGAATCAAAacgatcattttttttatttatttgttaaacaAATGTCCAAATGTAAAAGTTAGATCTTATCAGATCTTAATAACGCATTTatcatgaatatatatttttcttatcCTAATAAACACACAGGACCACATccccaaggttgtgagtttgaatcccatgtgaggagtttgcatgctctccccacaTTGGCCCAGGTGTGTCCCGGTTTCTCCGGTTTCCAATAACAGTAGGGGGATTGGCAACTCCGAATtttctgtaggtgtgagtgaatggtgtgtgtgtgtgcaccctgttcCCTGAGTGAGCatgtaaaaaatacacatgcatAGTACAGTCGTGGCGTAAAGTACTGTTTTTTAAAGTATTGTTTGCTGCTCATGTGAGAGGTACAATGGTCAATTACACCCAACAGACTTGGATGGCACttgtataaatatacataaaccgttccttatttaaaaaaaaaacaagttttagGCTACATTAGCATATTAAACCATTTTACAATGACAGGATGAATGAATATATGACTGCCAAAAAACAGGGTGGGTATGAACTCCTGTGTGGTCTCTGATGTCTTCAGAATGATTCTCCCTTGTTTCGAGAAGAGAAAATCTAAATAAGGAATGAAATGCTTCCACACACAATTTTTATACACATGCATCTCTCCAGTTATactctttattattttaaaacattgaatTAAATGTGATACAAATGTATATTGCATTGATAAGAAAATACCAACATCTCCAGTACAAATCTATGTTTTTAATCTGTCATAAATCATTGCTCATTATATAGAAAAAGACTAACCACTGTAGTGTATTACATACATCTCTCCCAGAAATGAAAGAATATTCACAGTATGGAAACTTATGCACTTAATCATAATCCatgatgaaaaatgtaaaataagagatTCAAGGTAATTATTACTATGAACATGAGTAATGTAAGTAGAAAGTGTTTTGTCGCCCTTTTAATtcttagaaaaataaataaaaccactgtGGTTTCAATCTGCAGATTTTCTGTAGTTTACATTTTCAGAATAAATTAAAACCAGAAAGTTCTTCACATTCTCGTTTGTTCTGAGCCGATATAGAAAGTACCTTCAGAACAGATTTTGAACTGCACTAGTGTCCTCTCCAGAGTCGTCTTCTACTGCTGCTACATTCAGTACTGTGGACAGTAGGCTGTGAGAGGACAGGCCCCACGTCTCTGGTGGATTTCAACTCAATCATTTTGACTGGACTCTACAAAGGAATGTCCTCTAGAAAAGATGGCAGCTGCTAGACCAAGTTGACCAGAGTCCACAGAACATGAGAGGTGGTATGGCCAGTAAAGTGCAAACTTGGCACTGGATAGATGATTGAATGCAATCTCATTTCTAGCTCAGCCCTGTTCTACTGTACATAAGATAAGGACATTGACAAGAAATCACAGAGTTCAATGTCCACAGTCAATCTTCAGGTATGAATGTCCCTGTTCACATCCAGTCTGTGACCATAGAGCTTTTAACCAAAGCGCAAAccataaaaatctaaaaacaatACTGAACAGACAACTGCTAAACACAAACCAGAGAAACAGCCCTTGCACTGATATTAGATTCCTAAAAACGTAGAACAAGCCCAAACCAATAATGTTCATAAAAATCAGTTTGATTTTGCAGAGTGAGAATTTACAACAtgtattcaaatgaaaatgtgtagGTCCAAGATTATCATGAATAAAGCAAATAGATTTGACTTTTGGTTCTTATTTCATGTGAAAGGTCATGTGAATGCCTTATAAAGATAGCAGAGATGATTGGCTACTGCGGTAGTCACTATGAAGCAAGGATTCCTCAAGGAGTTTAAAATGCTTCAGGTTGGAAGGGCTGTGGCTCACTAGTCAATCTGGAGGTTCCTGCTGCCCTCTACTGGAAGAACATTCCACACAAGTGACTTCACTCAGCCCACTCGCACTCTTATGGCAcatagaagtgtgtgtgtgtgtgtgtgtgtgtttaactttGTGAGTATCTACAGTGTGATCACTGTGCCATCTTCCTCTAAGCTCCGCCTCGCCACTGCCTGGACCTCCATGTCCTGGTCCTTGTGACTGACTGTGTCCATGCTCGCACTGGCAGCCATGCCGCCGTTGGAGGTCCGCAGGTTAAGGTGGGGCTCATATCGAGGGAGAGACGGCATGCTGCAGGTTACACCGGCACTGGCTGCAACATGGCCAATGGGGATGGCCGCACCACCTCCCTCGATCACCAGGTCCTCCTCGtcctcgctgtcctcctcctcctcaggacGGAAGTTCTGGATAATGTGGGATGGGGTCATCGCTATGGCGTTGGAGGCCATGTAGAAGCTGGTTCCACTGTCTGAGGAGCGTCCAGAGCTGCCTGACGCGTCCCTGCCTCCTCTGCGGACAATGTTGTTGCGCTGATTGGCCGGCTTTACCGTTATGATCAAGTTGTGACTGTTGGCGATCATCATGTCCGTCACCTGATCCAGCGACTTGCCGGCCACCTCGATGCCGTTGACCTCCAGCACTTCATCGTTGACGGCCAGTAGCCCGGTGCTCTCTGCCAGCCCCCCCGGCACGAGGCGGGAAATGAAGATGCCAGGGACCTTCTCCAGGCCTTGGGGGGTGACGCGCACACTGGAGCCGTCGCGGATGTAGAAGCCCAGTGGCTTCTCCTGCCCATGTTTGTAGAGACGTACACGCCGGTGTGTCTCTGGCAGGATGTCCACATCGATGATGGACGACACCGGCCGGAAATCTTGCGGGAGGCTTATGATGATGGGTGGCTTCTTCCTGTTGCCATCAGGTCGCAGGAGAACCGCCGCTAAAGCTGCTGGCGTCTTCTTACGTGTCAGAGATTCCGTACCAAATGCTGAGTAATCGGCCTCTTCTACATAGAGAGAGAAGACAAGACATGTAGTTCAGTAATGCAGAGCAATAACGCAGGTAGGACAGTGGACATGTCATCAGCGCCCACCACCAAATAACAGGAGAACCAGACTTGTTAAAATGGGACCGGGTTCCTCCAAACTCAAACAGAAACGTCACAGAGTTTACCCATGACGTAACTGTGCACACATATCTGGACCAACCTGGACGTTCAACCCTTATCAAATACAAACCTTCTCGAAGAACCGCAATACAAGTCCGAATGTATTAACGGTCTAGTGGACAGCTTATTAAAAGTTGTGTCATGGCTTCTGGAGGAAAACATTTCCTCTCTTCTGTACCCACAGAGATGGATCAAGAAAGACTCATTATGTAGAGACTGCATGGAACAATGGTCCCCACACCTTTTCCTGAGTCAATTCTGTATGTCAGTAAAGTAGTTGGACTCGCTTTAGAGATGTCTTAATAAAAAGCCATTGGAACACATTCACATGATAGCATGAGGCACTTTCTGCAGAACTGTGATTTTCGTCCAGACAACTGCCACTCCctgaatattttcattttatactGATGGTTGTACGTGAAATTTCCAGTAGATCAGCCCCCTTCAGTTTTCTTCACCACGTCTAGATGCCGTAATATAGGGGTCTCAAACAACCTTGATGTAAATAAGCAATTAAAGTAATTAAGGTGCATTTATAAAGCACCTTTCACAGGTCGCAAGGTGATGTTTTACTGACACATGGACACTTATAACTACTTTGGCAATAagcaaaggaaaaagaaaagtgaacatCACTCATAAGAAAAGCCGAAGACTGAGTGGTTTTGAATGAGTATGTCGTCTGAAGATTTGGTGATTCCAAAGTCACCATGTGACTGTGGAATAAGAGCCATGATGAGTAACATTGCAGGACACCAGCAAGGTACGCTGAGGCTTGTCTGTACAGTGGCCATTTTAATGACAGAGGAATATTTAGAGAAAACTGTAAAATTTGGATAATTATATCAGTCTAATCATTTGAAATTAGCACCTCTCCAGTAGACTTCGATAGTTGTCGCCAGACGTATTttaacctagcggttaaggaagcggccccgtaatcagaaggttgccggttcgaatcccgacccgccaaggtgccactgaggtgccactgagcaaagcaccgtccccacacactgctccccgggtgcctgtcatggctgctcactgctcacacagggtgatgggttaaatgcagaggacaaatttcactgtgtgcaccgtgtgctgtgctgctctgcatcacatgtgacaatcacttcactttactttaaatttgATAGAACTGTTCTCGGTACCTGCAGAAATTTCTAAGCAGTTACGTGCAGCAACAGGGGAGAAATTTGTGCACTTTTCTACACCCCTCTCAGCTTGTCGGCTATAGCGtctatttaaacatgtttataacatcacaaaaaaaaccatAAAGAGCACAAACAACAATCTGAAGCTAGTGAAAGGCTGAGAAAGTGAAAAATATCTTTAAAACCTGCTCCCTCACTAGTGTAGTTTATAGTATCGTTCTCAGTCATATAAGATACAAATACACCTCTCACATTATTACTGAGAGGCAGAAAAATTCTTCTGGCAACAATAATACAGTCAAATCTGACGGCAACCAATGTCCACTAAGAGATTCAGTGGTGAATAGACTGTGTGGTTTAGACTCCCTATAAATATGTGCTCTTTGCTCAAAAATGCCAATTGTACATAAACACTCGTACACTTGAAAGCAACATATGACATGACGAATGAAAAGATGGATAGAAGCCAGGAAGTTGCCGACAtctcataaaacaaaacaaaaaaatccacagTTTCCTCACCGCACAGGGCTCTGAAATTAATTCATCTGAAGATTTATTGAATCTTCACTCTTTCTCGGTCAGAGGTTAGTATGCAGACTCAAAGACTCCACCTGGCATAGTACTAAGGAGTTTCTTAACTTTACAGCTCTAGAAATCATTAACGTCCTTCACATTTACGCACAAGACAGCTAACTTAAATATTAGCACTTATTCTCTTTTAAACAGTCAAGTACAATGCTGAAATGtttctcattcacacactcgCTATCCTCACGCactactttgcacatttattattcatttcacctgtttagcgctgtctgtctcattgttttcTTCaggttttttgttaaatgttgtcccctgtttgcacttgtgtctgtgtcacacacgtgcactttatgtcagtatatGACTTTgtttaatcgttcaaatgttccatgtagcaccaggttccggagaaacgttatttaaaTTCACCATGTACTGTCTAGCGTGCATGTAGCTGTAACTTCAATTTCAAACTTCAACTGTGAACCACGGTCGCAGCGGCTTAAATCTACAAATGTGACCGCCTGTGTCAATACCTGCCCCAGGATATATGCCAGAAATGTAGATGGAAATTTGGGCTATGCTAGTTGGTATCGTGGGAGGTTAGTGAATTTCAGAGGTGCTTTGGATGCACGGATCAAGCGGGGGAGTGTTCTAAACACCAAGGCAATAAGAGTTTCTCTTATCTTAGTGCTGGAGCTGAAACAATGACTAATGTACAGAGGGGAGacgacgacacacacacacgcacggctgagaaagttctggaatatggaagcaacgcacgcagcacatttacattttaagcattttaccagacgcccgtatccagagagacttacaatcagaagttacagggacagtcccccctggacacactcagggtcaagtgctCAGGGagacactggtagtaagtgggatttgaacctggttcatagtcgagtgtgttacccactaggctactagtgaTGTGGTTCACTAAGTAAAGCCAGAAAAAACACTATAGACCTGTTTTAAACGTTATAAAAATCTTACAGGAACCAATGactttcaatgacttttccacaacttttattttgtatcCCAAAACTTTTCACGGCCTGGAAATTTCTCTTTTCaaaggtttttaatgaccgtacaaaccctgaatgtaaatgtgtgactCTTCGCTCATGTGCTCATGGTGAAACAGGGAGGAGTGCTGACTGATATGCTTGTTTAATCTCACCAATCACAGCGCAGAAACTACCATGAGTAGTGCAAGACCAATAAATCCATACGAAACTGTAATCCACCCATGATAACCTGGCCTAACCTCTCACCGGTCTCAGAAACGGAAAGTTGGAATCCCATTTACCACCAAGTACTCATCTCACAAGCAGACCTTTGCGTTGCAGGAAGAGGCGGAGCAGCGGCGCTGCCGTGGTGATGGCCTTGTGGTAGTTGCCATCATTGTTGATTGGAAGCAGGTCTCCGTGCACATCAGCATATCCCACCAGCAGGTCAACGTTGGGGATCCGGTGCACGTGCTGAAGCAGGCCGTAAAACTCATCAAACTTTCCAGGTTTGGAGCGGTCCAGGGAGAAACGTCGGAACTCCGCTCCGAACTGGGGAACAAAACGGAGACGAGTAAACTGGAGACAGTGAAGCACACAGAAAATCCAAAGGTGTCCGACATGTCCTGACTGGCTTTGCTAAAGTGTCAACTTGATTAAGATCCTTGATACCAATCAGTATTTAATTGCAGTCTCATTCTctttacatttctattacaaatattacGTCAGCTTTCCATGAACATCACCCACGCAAGGATAAAAACCACAACCCGCCTGCTCCTTTCATTTCTGTTGTAAAGGCCGGCAGTCGTAAATCACGTCACCTTCTGACTCTTCTAAACTCGAGTTCGGCCCGTGAAGCCCTGTTCTGCCCGGGGGCGGTAAAACAGCCCCGCGACATGCCCGAGcccggctccggctccggctccggctccgaCCACCAGCTCCTCCCGCCAGGTAGAGGGCTGAGGTGAAGAGGAGAGGCCTCGCTACACAGCCCACTTCCGGGAAGCAGGAGGACGGTTCTCGGGAGTTAATCAGACAGGCACCTTGCTCTTCACCTCCACGGCGCTCGGCTCTCGGGGGTTCCGGTTCATCTTCGCCCCGCGGCTCCCCTCATTCGCCTGCGGCTGCTCGGATGGTACGTCGTCTGTCACGGAAAGCTGTTGGAAAACTACAACGTCGCCCTCCAACAAGCTTCCCGGCCCCCGTCTCCACCCGCTGAGGACAGGGCTGCCAGATCCCGACCCTTTACATTGCTTCATCTAGTCAATATTCCGTAACGAATTTACGGGTATCAAACAATATAGACTAATcaatatctataaaaaaaaaaaaaacctttacaaGTTGGATGAGAAAGGTTAACATTGTCATCAATGTGAACATTCAACTAACTCGACCTGATTCCGCCAATTTCACAAGGGTCTTTGCGCACATATTAAGCAGACCTGGCAACAGAGCCGATGACGCGCCGCGCACCCAGGAAGCGTTGCCGGGCTACAGCCTCGTTTTCAGTCGGCGCTCAGCGCTCGCTGGAGTGCATGCGCGCAGAATTTGTAATTAGTTCGCGCGTTCAAGAGACTCAGTTGTGACAAGTCAAGCTGACCAATTTTTAACTCTGAGTTTTATATACTTATTTTTCCTGATATTGATCCCTTGCATCCATATGACTTAAATGTATTCCATTTTAATACCACTTTTGGacaatcatattattattatttttaagtgaagtgattgtcacatgtgatacacagcagcacagcacacggtgcacacagtgaaatttgtcctctgcgtttaacccatcacccttggtgagcagtgggcagccatgacaggcgccccgggagcagtgtgtgctcagttgcacctcagtggtaccttggcggatcgggattcgaaccggcaaccttctgattacggggccgcttccttaaccgcttggccaccactgccccgtgaaaaaaaatcaggggagagcgcgaacgcagttcccccactaccagaaatcatgcagtcgagattcccacctttggggaattcgcaggggtcagcacagccgacgtgcaatggctgagcctcgccctggctgaaccgccttcttgatcacggtatctcccctgccaggtaagtaatTATGTTTAGATCTCAGCTTTGAGTGCAATTTAACCACAGACTTCAGCTACAACccgtgttggggagtaacggaatacatgtacaaactatgagtaactgtattccGTTACAGTtgccgtttaaatgagtgataatcagaatacagttacttttttaaaataaatgtattacacGGCGGGACgttcctgtttcatatgttagggtatcccctctctaattttggtaattccacgctgcgcGGACCACgtataacacaggtgttctgtcgaaaatgctgcctatcgagttgtgctacctagcggatctgcgcatgcgcagtccatcatgtttgcgctctgtttcagcgcccataaatccatggtacccctgaaataaatatgatttaattcacttttaaaccatgatctttatactcttacagtgcacatggactgagtgtgtgtaaggtgacacgaCATCACCCGGTTTAACCTCGCCGCTCGGAGGGTTTGAGGAGGGCCGCCCGAAACGTGGTGCGTTTTTTATTAtctgattgctacattcatgtagttgtaaaaagcatgacaaaatattaagtaatccaaagtattcagaatacgttattcacattgagtaacttaacgaaatacgttacaaactacattttggggcatgtattctgtaatctgtaacggaatacattttaaaaggaaccttcccaacactggctACAACTCCGAGGGCTGCCACCTGCAGAAATTCTCTGATAACTCTGCAGTTGTCGGATGTGACAGGAACGGTGATGAAAGGGAATACCGAGTGGAGTGGAGGTGGAGATTGTTCAGGACTATAAGTACCTGGGGGTCCACTTGGACAATAACCTGGACTGGTCAAAGAATGCACTGGCCACATACAGGAAGGGTCAAAGCAGGCTGTACTTCCTGCGTAGATTAAGGTCCTTTAGGGTCTGTAACGTCATGCCACAGATGTTCTATGATTCCATAGTGGCCAGTGCCATCTTCTATGCTGTGGTGTGCATGAAAGTAGCTGATCAGGAAGGCTGGCAGCATGGTGGGAGTAAAACTGGACACGCTGGAGCCTGGCGGAGCAGAGGCTGCTGGGAAAGATGCAGTCTATTATTGAAAATGCTGATCACCCACTGCACAGTGCTGTGGAGTGGCAGAGGAGTTCAGACAAGTTTGAAATGCTCCACTGAATGCTCCCACAGATATCAGACTATTGAACTCAGCCGtctgccactcactcacacgataagtgtctctctctctctaccttaCACTCACTATCTGTTAGTCTGTAAACAACATGGGACTGTGCAATATGATTCTACTGTGCAGTAACTCACGTACTGACTCTTAACTTTTCATtcttacataatgtgcaatgaTGCTTGAGCCATCactgcatatttattatttagtttttatttctatttacaCTCATAAAtgggtctgtctctctgtgcagtTGAAGAATTTATTAAGAGATTAATAAAGTTTCCTGATTCTGATATATGGAATGATGAAATGATAATTACAATGATAAAAACAGCCTAAATTGCTCTCCCCATGAAAAAtatatagtaataatagtatatgcataaaataagtcagcattgtttttttatttaagtaaatagAAGTGAAGTTGTATAATTTTATGTGAAGTTGTATATTTTGGTTAATAAAAATCACAGGCAATTAACAGAGTTGAGTTGCACTCAAAAGGACCTTGCTGAGATCAAAACATGGTATGGTCCAAAAAGTGGTATTACAGTGGAATACAAGCTTTCCCCACACTGTCCCCAAGCAAAATACTTTCCAGGTACAGATGCATAAACATGATGCTacaacatttacggcatttggcagacgcccttatccagagcgacttacaacgtgttaccatcgatgaagagatcaattccggttcactaggaccccaactatgaatacatctattttattcactctgttgtagattctgtacacaagttcgacaacaagaacattacaattgaatctaaatattctttaaagaggaaggtcttgagctgttgtgtgaaggtgctcagtgactgagctgttctgacctcgaggggaagttcattccaccaccgaggggccaagacggagaagagtctagatgagcgtcttccttttaccttcagagatggagggaccaggtgagctaCAACAAACGCTTGTTCTTGTACATGAAATACACTAACAGAAAGGTGGGCCAACTAACCTTACTTAAAAACTTTGTGTATTTACCTAGAATTCTGCTGTTAGGTTTTCATAGTTGGTCATATGTATTCAGGTGTCACAGTGGGAACAGCTGCCAGAAAATGCTTAGCTATCTTCTTGTGTAGGCCCTTGACAGACTGCTTTGCATCATATTGAATCAACATGTTTTTGTCAAACCTTATTTCTTCATTCTAATTTCAAGAACAAGGTTTTAAATATTACCTTC harbors:
- the pard6b gene encoding partitioning defective 6 homolog beta isoform X1, yielding MNRNPREPSAVEVKSKFGAEFRRFSLDRSKPGKFDEFYGLLQHVHRIPNVDLLVGYADVHGDLLPINNDGNYHKAITTAAPLLRLFLQRKEEADYSAFGTESLTRKKTPAALAAVLLRPDGNRKKPPIIISLPQDFRPVSSIIDVDILPETHRRVRLYKHGQEKPLGFYIRDGSSVRVTPQGLEKVPGIFISRLVPGGLAESTGLLAVNDEVLEVNGIEVAGKSLDQVTDMMIANSHNLIITVKPANQRNNIVRRGGRDASGSSGRSSDSGTSFYMASNAIAMTPSHIIQNFRPEEEEDSEDEEDLVIEGGGAAIPIGHVAASAGVTCSMPSLPRYEPHLNLRTSNGGMAASASMDTVSHKDQDMEVQAVARRSLEEDGTVITL
- the pard6b gene encoding partitioning defective 6 homolog beta isoform X2, with the translated sequence MNRNPREPSAVEFGAEFRRFSLDRSKPGKFDEFYGLLQHVHRIPNVDLLVGYADVHGDLLPINNDGNYHKAITTAAPLLRLFLQRKEEADYSAFGTESLTRKKTPAALAAVLLRPDGNRKKPPIIISLPQDFRPVSSIIDVDILPETHRRVRLYKHGQEKPLGFYIRDGSSVRVTPQGLEKVPGIFISRLVPGGLAESTGLLAVNDEVLEVNGIEVAGKSLDQVTDMMIANSHNLIITVKPANQRNNIVRRGGRDASGSSGRSSDSGTSFYMASNAIAMTPSHIIQNFRPEEEEDSEDEEDLVIEGGGAAIPIGHVAASAGVTCSMPSLPRYEPHLNLRTSNGGMAASASMDTVSHKDQDMEVQAVARRSLEEDGTVITL